A genomic region of Metopolophium dirhodum isolate CAU chromosome 1, ASM1992520v1, whole genome shotgun sequence contains the following coding sequences:
- the LOC132937158 gene encoding putative uncharacterized protein DDB_G0286901: MDQPSAPSFDPALLDMENMTSDKWYALIYTRIVQQEDIFVGDFKKKVVEIMNMCMNKPNATLESIQQDITNTINESQFEFEHQKFIDGIVGGTYEYLCQFIIKNSMENIKRTQCALNCFSLTNNLNYGAIKSYCNDNMLLQGSSKLTQIQCEPESNNNTTDSDKAIQSFMLNSNPANDANSMLNIKNNSNNKMETTSFNNYRSTLQINNLTVDCTNGLPLLNNIHTDDNVNSPHSSSIIDDDEKTTEAIISLAMKIQQTSFSFDDEFEAVDINVSNVCTTNEIQTTKCLAEQNGDQNTDPLKLEEEYKIHNSLKLLESLVNIEHDKLEVQKSLKTENETEPSIETNDKMRFKNSKKTNIRKKKSRKLQENINNEEEWLPSCDKQNRSSKNKTKTNKRKSHVHKASKKNKKVEVKNTVNNLSTSNSSCSIKIQNDEDISLALKGPSYTKKPETIVSTVKNTKSLDTTSSVGTQLALHNTNYCLPTNEFKGFSDNIESIPHDEKKNDLAVAINNSNALFIKTTTVASTSGSNEKYDNIKNKSSSGLLGSVMKTSDYKKLYEKDRKSLFSPDVVIIKNVPLKPSKDFSNDLHIKKEDQGKKPKSKIHKKESNNKTSDKKRKLSKPKVKSTNSSSKMTHNSKSKPNNALTSLVQKLSYIRSNNKCKRLKVTNPEGEAKTNAVNNTNNESNTYISENKVSDNIDTLELHALDRTNFLENNEFGEGTSRQQLNGVNVLENKESNKDTLKLEGMPEWLRMKCERYNIKPLWIVINPNTTY, translated from the exons ATGGACCAACCGTCTGCACCGTCGTTCGACCCTGCGTTACTCGACATGGAGAACATGACCTCCGATAAGTGGTATGCACTTATATACACCAGAATAGTACAACAGGAAGAT ATTTTTGTTGGTGATTTCAAAAAGAAAGTAGTCGAAATCATGAACATGTGCATGAACAAGCCTAATGCAACATTAGAAAGTATACAACAAGATATTACAAACACAATCAATGA atcgCAATTTGAATTCGAACACCAAAAGTTTATTGATGGTATAGTTGGAGGTACTTATGAATACCTTTGCcagttcattattaaaaattcaatggaaaatattaaaagaactCAATGTgctttaaattgtttttcattaacaaataatttaa ATTATGGTGCAATAAAATCGTactgtaatgataatatgttgTTACAAGGATCTTCTAAATTGACTCAAATCCAATGTGAACCAGaatcaaacaataatacaacTGATTCAGATAAAGCAATTCAATCATTTATGTTGAACAGTAATCCTGCAAATGATGCAAATTcgatgttaaatattaaaaataactccaataataaaatggaaacCACATCATTTAATAACTATAGGTCAACATTACAAATAAACAACTTGACTGTAGATTGTACAAATGGTTTACCATTGCTAAATAATATTCACACTGATGATAATGTGAATTCTCCTCATTCATCATCAATTATCGACGACGATGAAAAAACTACAGAAGCTATAATATCATTAGCTATGAAAATACAACAAACAAGTTTTAGTTTTGATGATGAATTTGAAGCTGTTGACATTAATGTTAGCAATGTGTGTACCACTAATGAAATTCAAACAACCAAGTGTCTTGCAGAACAAAATGGAGACCAAAATACAGATCCGCTTAAGCTGGAGGAAGAATATAAAATTCATAACAGTTTGAAACTTTTAGAAAGTTTGGTTAATATTGAACATGATAAATTGGAAGTtcaaaaaagtttgaaaacagAAAATGAAACAGAACCAAGTATTGAGACAAATGATAAAATGCGattcaaaaattctaaaaaaacaaatatcagGAAGAAGAAAAGTCGAAAATtgcaagaaaatataaataatgaagaaGAATGGTTGCCAAGTTGCGATAAACAAAATCGttcttctaaaaataaaactaaaaccaaTAAACGTAAAAGCCATGTACATAAAgcatcgaaaaaaaataaaaaagtggaaGTAAAAAATACTGTGAACAATTTATCTACAAGTAACTCGAGTTGCtctattaaaattcaaaatgatgAAGATATTTCATTGGCATTGAAAGGCcctagttacaccaaaaagccTGAGACAATAGTTTCTACTGTCAAAAATACTAAATCATTGGATACTACCAGTTCTGTAGGAACTCAACTGGCACTTCATAATACAAATTACTGTTTACCAACTAATGAATTTAAAGGATTTTCAGATAATATTGAAAGTATACCacatgatgaaaaaaaaaatgatcttgCAGTTGCTATTAATAACTCAAATgcgttatttataaaaactactaCTGTTGCTTCCACTAGCGGTTCTAATgaaaaatatgacaatattaaaaataaatcatcatcTGGTCTCTTGGGTTCAGTAATGAAAACTTCAgattataaaaaactatatgaAAAAGACCGTAAAAGTTTATTCAGCCCTGATGttgtcattattaaaaatgtaccattAAAACCTTCGAAAGATTTTTCAAATGACCTACACATCAAAAAAGAAGATCAAGGTAAAAAgccaaaatctaaaatacataagAAAGAAAGTAATAACAAAACTTCTGATAAAAAGAGAAAATTAAGCAAACCTAAAGTAAAGAGTACTAATAGTAGTTCTAAAATGACACATAATTCAAAATCTAAGCCAAATAATGCATTGACATCATTAGTACAGAAATTGTCATATATAAGGTCCAATAATAAATGTAAGAGACTTAAAGTCACTAATCCTGAAGGCGAAGCTAAGACTAATGCtgttaataatacaaacaatgagtctaatacatatatatcagaAAACAAAGTTTCCGATAATATTGACACTTTAGAACTTCATGCGTTGGATAGAACAAACTTTTTGGAAAATAATGAGTTTGGGGAAGGTACTTCAAGACAACAATTGAACGGAGTGAATGTTTTGGAAAATAAAGAGTCTAATAAGGATACTTTGAAACTAGAAGGTATGCCTGAATGGTTAAGAATGAAATGTgagcgttataatattaaacctttATGGATTGTTATTAATCCAAACACtacatattaa